The Cloeon dipterum chromosome 3, ieCloDipt1.1, whole genome shotgun sequence genome includes a region encoding these proteins:
- the Ubc7 gene encoding ubiquitin-conjugating enzyme E2 G2: protein MAGSALRRLMAEYKQLTLNPPEGIIAGPINEENFFEWEALITGPEGTCFEGGVFPAKLIFPPDYPLSPPKMQFTCEMFHPNIYSDGRVCISILHAPGDDPMGYESSAERWSPVQSVEKILLSVVSMLAEPNDESGANVDAAKMWRENREEFNKIAERLVRRTLGLPP, encoded by the exons atgGCAGGGTCGGCACTTCGTCGGCTGATGGCCGAGTACAAAC agttGACCTTAAATCCTCCAGAGGGAATAATAGCTGGGCCAatcaatgaagaaaatttctttgaatggGAAGCGTTGATAAc AGGTCCTGAAGGTACCTGTTTTGAAGGAGGCGTATTCccggcaaaattaattttcccgccTGACTACCCTTTGAGTCCACCTAAAATGCAGTTTACTTGTGAAATGTTTCATCCGAACA TTTACAGCGACGGCAGAGTAtgcatttccattttgcaCGCACCTGGAGATGATCCAATGGGATACGAATCCAGTGCTGAGAGGTGGAGTCCAGTCCAGAGTGTGGagaaaattttactctctGTTGTGAGCATGCTAGCAG AACCAAACGACGAAAGTGGTGCCAATGTTGACGCCGCGAAGATGTGGAGAGAAAATCGAGAAGAGTTCAACAAAATTGCAGAGAGGCTGGTTCGTCGCACGCTTGGTTTGCCTCCTTAA